From Haloarcula hispanica ATCC 33960, the proteins below share one genomic window:
- a CDS encoding succinylglutamate desuccinylase/aspartoacylase family protein: protein MVTFGTATAAPGEKDTGRLEVGETRDGSTFGLPVAVVNGVDDGRTLYIQAASDGDELNGVGVIQRTLPQLDPAELSGTILVCGVVNYHAFQVAEHRNPIDDTKMNRAYPGDKTGTSSERIAAATFNAAISADYVLDLHQGSTSRMIDEVRVRCGTRHRLHEECLELAKVFGCGYILDQKGPDGQLARAAPDEGVPTIDPELGGCVGWDEQSIQRGVDGVFNVLHYYGFLDGHHDTRPQTRASGFEQYGSPVGGLIDLKPDLGDRVARGETLFEVTDVFGDPKAEITADSSGVFWRARRLPQVATGEYVCSVGTNVDTY, encoded by the coding sequence ATGGTTACTTTCGGTACGGCGACCGCCGCCCCCGGTGAGAAAGACACGGGGCGGCTGGAGGTCGGTGAGACCCGCGACGGGTCGACGTTCGGGCTACCGGTCGCCGTCGTCAACGGTGTCGACGACGGGCGGACCCTCTACATACAGGCGGCCAGCGACGGCGACGAGTTGAACGGCGTCGGCGTCATCCAGCGAACACTCCCGCAGCTCGACCCAGCAGAGCTGTCCGGAACGATTCTAGTCTGTGGCGTCGTCAACTACCACGCGTTCCAGGTCGCCGAGCACCGCAACCCGATCGACGACACGAAGATGAATCGGGCGTATCCGGGCGACAAAACGGGGACGTCGAGCGAGCGCATCGCCGCGGCGACGTTCAACGCCGCCATCAGCGCCGACTACGTGCTCGACCTACACCAGGGGTCGACCTCGCGGATGATCGACGAGGTACGGGTCCGGTGTGGCACCCGCCACCGCCTCCACGAGGAGTGTCTCGAACTCGCGAAAGTGTTCGGCTGTGGCTACATCCTCGACCAGAAAGGCCCCGACGGGCAGTTGGCTCGCGCCGCCCCCGACGAGGGCGTGCCGACAATCGACCCCGAACTCGGCGGCTGTGTCGGCTGGGATGAACAGTCCATCCAGCGGGGCGTCGACGGTGTCTTCAACGTCCTGCACTACTACGGCTTCCTCGATGGCCACCATGACACGCGCCCCCAGACCCGCGCCTCCGGATTCGAACAGTACGGCTCCCCCGTCGGCGGCCTCATCGACCTCAAGCCCGACCTCGGCGACCGCGTCGCCCGCGGCGAGACGCTGTTCGAGGTGACCGACGTGTTCGGCGATCCGAAGGCCGAAATCACCGCCGACTCCAGCGGCGTGTTCTGGCGTGCCCGTCGACTCCCGCAGGTCGCGACCGGCGAGTACGTCTGCTCGGTCGGGACGAACGTCGACACCTACTGA
- a CDS encoding DUF7536 family protein has protein sequence MSQSEPQSGKAAMVAALNVPRNAKIGFVLAGLFTAGLFALFVLPGTQRPMGFYVALGFVLATSLGGLLTALFTAVSAVRLARQ, from the coding sequence GTGTCCCAGTCCGAGCCACAGAGCGGGAAAGCGGCGATGGTCGCGGCGCTGAACGTGCCACGGAACGCGAAAATCGGCTTCGTACTCGCCGGCCTGTTCACGGCGGGGCTGTTCGCCCTGTTCGTCCTGCCGGGGACCCAGCGCCCGATGGGGTTCTACGTGGCGCTGGGGTTCGTTCTCGCGACGTCGCTGGGCGGTCTGCTGACGGCGCTGTTTACGGCCGTGTCTGCTGTGC